From one Rubrobacter xylanophilus genomic stretch:
- a CDS encoding GntR family transcriptional regulator produces MAGIDTESPVPKYYQLKEIIRDMIEKEELRAGQAIPSEREFCERYGISRMTARQAIMELVNEGLLYREQGRGTFVAEKKLQQEAARLTSFTQDMRDRGMRPSSRVLELEMEPAGPVVARMLGVDRGIRIVRLRRVRDADGEPMALETSHLLYEVAKDVLDVDLSKRSLYEELGKVGVRMSRAEQSYEAGLVNEAEAEHLGVPAGSPALLIERITFDQNDRPFEYVKSTYRADRYRVTTVLYPQ; encoded by the coding sequence TTGGCCGGCATAGACACCGAGAGCCCCGTTCCCAAGTACTACCAGCTCAAGGAGATCATCCGGGACATGATCGAGAAGGAGGAGCTGCGGGCTGGTCAGGCCATACCCTCGGAGCGGGAGTTCTGCGAGCGGTACGGTATAAGCCGGATGACCGCGCGCCAGGCGATCATGGAGCTGGTCAACGAGGGGCTGCTGTACCGGGAGCAGGGGCGGGGCACCTTCGTGGCGGAGAAGAAGCTCCAGCAGGAGGCGGCCCGGCTCACGAGCTTCACGCAGGACATGCGGGACCGGGGGATGCGTCCCTCCAGCCGGGTGCTGGAGCTGGAGATGGAGCCGGCGGGCCCGGTGGTGGCCCGGATGCTGGGGGTGGACCGGGGGATTAGGATCGTGCGCCTGCGGCGGGTGCGCGACGCCGACGGCGAGCCGATGGCGCTGGAGACCAGCCATCTGCTCTACGAGGTTGCCAAAGACGTTCTCGACGTGGATCTCTCGAAACGTTCGCTCTACGAGGAGCTCGGGAAGGTGGGGGTCAGGATGTCGCGTGCCGAGCAGAGCTACGAGGCGGGGCTGGTGAACGAGGCCGAGGCGGAACATCTCGGGGTGCCCGCGGGGAGCCCGGCGCTGCTCATCGAGAGGATTACCTTCGACCAGAATGACCGGCCCTTCGAGTACGTAAAGAGCACCTACAGAGCCGACCGCTACCGGGTCACGACGGTGCTGTACCCGCAGTGA
- a CDS encoding SDR family NAD(P)-dependent oxidoreductase yields the protein MSHAGERVAVVTGAARGIGRRVALELARRGYAVAANDLTPPEETLWELRRAGGEGIALPGDVSDEAAVRGMVRRVEDAFGRVDVLVNNAGISLIKPAEETTAAEWRRVMEVNLTGPFLMCRHFGFLMLRQGSGSIVNVSSVAGLLGISDRAAYNASKHGLIGLTRTLAAEWGGRGVRVNAVCPGWVKTEMDEEDQAGGGYTDADITGRTPMGRFAAPEDVAAAVAFLADPGQSGYINGHALSVDGGWYADGSWESLRRRKQAP from the coding sequence TTGAGCCACGCAGGGGAGAGGGTCGCCGTCGTCACAGGGGCGGCGCGCGGGATCGGCCGGAGGGTGGCGCTCGAGCTCGCCAGGAGGGGATATGCCGTCGCGGCCAACGACCTGACCCCTCCGGAGGAGACGCTCTGGGAGCTGCGCCGGGCCGGAGGCGAGGGGATCGCCCTGCCCGGCGACGTCTCCGACGAGGCGGCGGTGCGCGGGATGGTCCGGAGGGTCGAGGACGCCTTCGGACGGGTCGACGTGCTGGTGAACAACGCGGGGATCAGCCTCATCAAACCGGCCGAGGAGACCACCGCCGCCGAGTGGCGCCGCGTGATGGAGGTGAACCTCACCGGCCCCTTCCTGATGTGTCGCCACTTCGGTTTTCTGATGCTCCGGCAGGGCTCCGGGAGCATCGTGAACGTGAGCTCGGTCGCCGGGCTGCTCGGGATCTCCGACCGGGCCGCCTACAACGCCAGCAAGCACGGGCTCATCGGCCTCACCCGGACGCTCGCGGCCGAGTGGGGCGGGCGCGGCGTGCGGGTGAACGCCGTCTGTCCCGGGTGGGTGAAGACCGAGATGGACGAGGAGGATCAGGCCGGGGGAGGCTACACCGACGCGGACATCACCGGGCGCACCCCCATGGGGCGCTTCGCCGCCCCCGAGGACGTCGCCGCCGCCGTAGCCTTCCTCGCCGATCCCGGGCAGAGCGGCTACATAAACGGTCACGCCCTCTCGGTGGACGGCGGCTGGTACGCCGACGGCAGCTGGGAGAGCCTCCGCCGCAGAAAGCAGGCCCCTTGA
- a CDS encoding CbtB-domain containing protein, producing MVEETTGRSGGLPAWGWPALVLLLLVFFLAMSASGDLLAPYLGRLAGATDYLHEFAHDGRHLLGVPCH from the coding sequence ATGGTGGAGGAGACCACCGGGCGCAGCGGCGGGTTACCGGCCTGGGGCTGGCCGGCGCTGGTGCTTCTCTTGCTGGTTTTCTTCCTGGCCATGTCGGCCAGCGGAGACCTGCTCGCGCCGTACCTCGGGCGGCTCGCCGGGGCCACCGACTACCTGCACGAGTTCGCCCACGACGGCCGGCATCTCCTCGGCGTCCCCTGTCACTAG
- a CDS encoding CbtA family protein yields the protein MFLGRGLLAGLLAGLLAGAFAFAFGEPAVDRAIELERLSSAGHPHAHGGDGELFGRTAQRVGLFFATGVFGVTVGGIFGLVYALLRGYLRAGDEWGRSLTLAAAGFLAVFLIPFVKYPANPPTVGDPETIGARTAAYYAMVGISLLVVFLGWMAARRLRERGVSAPVRQVLVVAGCAAAVGVAFALLPGSPDPGGFPAGLLWEFRLSAFGTQAVFWAALGAIFGLIGERRARETGRSAA from the coding sequence ATGTTTCTGGGCCGGGGCCTTCTCGCCGGGCTGCTCGCCGGGCTGCTCGCCGGCGCTTTCGCCTTCGCCTTCGGGGAGCCCGCCGTGGATCGGGCGATAGAGCTCGAGCGGCTCTCCTCCGCCGGTCACCCGCACGCCCACGGCGGGGACGGGGAGCTCTTCGGGCGCACCGCGCAGAGGGTCGGGTTGTTCTTCGCCACCGGGGTCTTTGGGGTGACCGTGGGGGGCATCTTCGGGCTGGTCTACGCCCTTCTGCGGGGATACCTGCGGGCCGGGGACGAGTGGGGCAGGAGCCTCACCCTCGCCGCGGCGGGTTTTCTGGCGGTCTTCCTCATTCCGTTCGTCAAGTACCCGGCGAACCCGCCGACGGTCGGGGATCCGGAGACCATCGGGGCGAGGACGGCCGCGTACTACGCGATGGTGGGCATCTCGCTCCTGGTCGTCTTCCTCGGGTGGATGGCGGCCCGGAGGCTCCGGGAACGCGGGGTGAGCGCCCCGGTCCGGCAGGTGCTCGTCGTCGCGGGTTGCGCCGCCGCGGTGGGGGTGGCGTTCGCGCTGCTCCCGGGCTCTCCCGACCCCGGAGGATTCCCGGCGGGGTTGCTCTGGGAGTTTCGCCTCTCCGCGTTCGGGACGCAGGCCGTTTTCTGGGCGGCCCTGGGGGCCATCTTCGGCCTGATCGGCGAGCGGAGGGCGAGGGAGACCGGGCGGTCGGCGGCTTGA